The segment CCTGCGCGTCCCGCAGCACCCGGGCATCGAGGTCCAGCAGCCAGCCGTCGAAGCCGATCCGGCGCGTCTCGCCCTGCGGCCGGATCGCGGCACCGGGCAGGCGGCGCAGGATGGCACGGATGCGGGCCAGAAGCTCGCGCGGCTCGAAGGGTTTGACCAGGAAATCGTCGGCGCCGATCTCCAGCCCGACGATGCGGTCCAGCGCCTCCTGCCGGGCCGAGAGGAACAGGATGCCGATGTCGCGCTCTTTCTTCAGCTCGCGGGCCAGCGCATAGCCGTCCTCGCGCCCCGGCAGGCCGACGTCCAGCACCACGAGGTCGAACGCCCTGCCCGACAGCGCCCGGCGCATCGCGGTCCCGTCATGCGCCGCTTCGACAAGATAGCCCTGTTCGGTGAAATAGCGGCACAGGAAGGTGCTGAGCTTGCGGTCATCCTCGACGAAGAGGATGCGCTGGGGCGGTTCCGTCTCGGGCGTGTGGACCGGCACGCCGGTCGGGTTGGGGATCATGGCGGGCGTTCCGTCGGGCTTGGATGCAGGCGGTTCAAGCGTCGGGAAATCTGAAGATCTCCTCAACATAGCCGAGCAAAATCGGCCTTCATAGCCCCTCGCAGGGCCTTGGCGCTGTCCGCGAGATCCAGGCATATGCCTGAGAGGCGCGGCGATGGCGGGTCGCCGCCGCGATACCGCGGATTGCCGGGAACATGCCGGACGGACGGTGGCGGGCCGGAATGCCGTGCTGCCCAACCGGCCCGCATCTTCGGCGGCGGCTCGGGCGCGAAGATGTCGCCCGGCCGGGGACGGGCGCAGAGGAAAGGACAACCGCCTGCGCGACCCCGGCGTCGATGCAGGACGCCTGCAGCGCCGCCAGCCCAAGCCCCGCCAAACTGACAGGTTGCCCGGTGGCCTGTCGCTGGCTAATCTGTTCCGACTCCGTGATAACCCAATCAGGCCCTCATGGCCCTTGTGACATCATGCGCGAGCTGATCGAATCGCCTCCGACGCGCAAGCGTCTGAAGGAGATCTTTCTCGATCGCTATCAGCGGCAGCAGCATCCGGCCGAGATGCTGAACTGCGTCGCACACATGATCCTGGCCATCGACACGTCCGAGGAGATGGTGGTGGTCGCGCTGGAATATATCTCGCGCAGGCTTGGGGTCTGCCGGGGCGACCTGGGCTTTCCCACGCCGCGCGATCCGGTCTATGCACCGATCATCGTGCATTACAATGCCGGCTCCGATCCGCAGCGCTGCGATGGCGCGACCTATCGCAACCACAGCCGGGTTTTCCGCCAGGCCTGGGCCCAGCCCGGCCCGGTCGCCTGCAACGATGTCGCATC is part of the Paracoccus sp. TOH genome and harbors:
- a CDS encoding response regulator transcription factor produces the protein MIPNPTGVPVHTPETEPPQRILFVEDDRKLSTFLCRYFTEQGYLVEAAHDGTAMRRALSGRAFDLVVLDVGLPGREDGYALARELKKERDIGILFLSARQEALDRIVGLEIGADDFLVKPFEPRELLARIRAILRRLPGAAIRPQGETRRIGFDGWLLDLDARVLRDAQGGMQDLTTQEFNLLSVLAQRPGRVLSRDQLLDLTVSRNWSPYDRSVDVMIGKIRRKIGDSGPEPRRIRTIRGAGYMFSPEP